One region of Microcoleus sp. FACHB-68 genomic DNA includes:
- a CDS encoding glycosyltransferase: MSAFIPWKVVHIELSENIPTLPAEPCYQGLYVVFWGHGIPLGHQEILADQLPMPATEVANLGMQTIVPAVGDLLLEKGFKASLPELPKHLVKNISPDFQELMSLERPFAKLEACFSEPSEASVSVVICTRERPAQLIQCLKSLQNLSQPPQEIVVVDNAPTSEATREAVAQIPNVKYVREPRPGLSVARNTGILHSTGDIIAFTDDDVRLHPEWLTRLLRGFDHPNVMSVTGLVLPAELETEAQFIFEKGLGYLNKGYFTKTFDSQFFEDMKSKGVPAWEVGAGANMAIRRKAFDLVGNFDERLGAGAAGCSEDSEFWYRLLAEGWVCRYEPAAAVYHYHRSDSKTLKHQMYHYWRGYVTALLVQFARYKHWGNLRRLFVNLPMYYASRFVYGTLKGLKSFNRLLVSGLFGAFAGVIFYFQNRQLPR; this comes from the coding sequence ATGAGCGCCTTTATCCCCTGGAAAGTTGTCCACATAGAGCTGAGTGAAAATATCCCCACGCTGCCGGCAGAACCCTGCTATCAAGGGCTTTATGTGGTGTTTTGGGGTCACGGCATCCCCCTGGGACATCAGGAAATTTTAGCAGATCAACTGCCAATGCCGGCCACAGAAGTCGCTAATTTAGGAATGCAAACAATTGTGCCGGCAGTCGGGGATCTTTTGTTAGAAAAAGGCTTTAAAGCATCTTTGCCAGAACTTCCGAAACATTTGGTGAAAAATATCTCACCCGATTTTCAGGAACTGATGTCATTGGAGCGACCTTTTGCTAAGCTAGAAGCGTGTTTTTCAGAGCCAAGTGAGGCTTCGGTTTCGGTTGTGATTTGCACGCGAGAACGACCGGCTCAGCTTATACAATGTTTGAAATCGCTGCAAAATTTATCCCAACCACCCCAGGAAATTGTTGTTGTCGATAATGCCCCAACTTCTGAGGCGACTCGCGAAGCCGTGGCGCAAATCCCGAATGTTAAATATGTACGGGAACCCCGACCGGGTTTGAGTGTCGCGCGGAACACCGGCATCCTTCATAGCACAGGTGATATTATCGCGTTTACGGATGATGATGTGAGGCTTCATCCAGAGTGGCTAACTCGATTGTTACGAGGTTTTGATCACCCGAATGTTATGAGTGTAACGGGTTTAGTTTTGCCGGCAGAACTTGAAACCGAAGCGCAATTTATCTTTGAAAAAGGGTTAGGATATCTCAATAAAGGATACTTTACGAAAACCTTTGACAGTCAGTTTTTTGAAGATATGAAATCTAAAGGTGTTCCCGCTTGGGAGGTGGGTGCCGGCGCAAATATGGCAATTCGTCGTAAAGCGTTCGATTTAGTCGGAAACTTTGACGAACGGTTAGGTGCCGGTGCTGCCGGCTGTAGTGAAGACTCTGAATTCTGGTATCGCCTGCTTGCGGAAGGTTGGGTGTGCCGGTATGAGCCGGCAGCTGCCGTTTACCATTACCACCGCAGCGATTCAAAAACTTTAAAACACCAGATGTATCACTATTGGCGCGGCTACGTTACCGCCCTTTTAGTGCAGTTTGCCAGATACAAACACTGGGGAAACTTGCGTCGCTTATTCGTAAATTTGCCGATGTATTACGCCAGCCGGTTTGTCTACGGAACATTAAAAGGATTGAAATCTTTTAATCGGCTCCTGGTTTCCGGACTTTTTGGCGCTTTTGCTGGAGTAATTTTTTACTTTCAAAATCGCCAATTGCCTCGATAA
- a CDS encoding class I SAM-dependent methyltransferase, with product MQTLSSQALPASKAQLGKFLSGNPFGRPLTQGFFYREKMRAIHRIAPEQPMQDILEVGGGGSGLTACLYPQAQIINLDLDPSYAESPPNQQERVRFLCGDATNLPFEDCSFDAVTMFDVLEHIPDHKKAVLEALRVLRPGGFILISTPNENWRFPYYKFMQPICPKDTDVMAEWGHVRRGYTLDELKDLIELPCLGSATFINPLTVLCHDVSFSHLSPRQREFFCLLLSPLTWASYFLHKPESVGTETASLWQKPEM from the coding sequence ATGCAAACACTTTCTTCTCAAGCCCTACCTGCTTCCAAAGCCCAACTCGGCAAGTTTCTCTCCGGCAATCCTTTTGGCCGGCCTTTAACGCAGGGATTTTTTTATCGGGAAAAAATGCGGGCAATTCACCGAATTGCGCCGGAACAACCGATGCAAGATATTTTAGAAGTAGGCGGCGGCGGCAGCGGTTTGACTGCCTGTTTATACCCGCAAGCACAAATTATTAATTTAGACCTCGATCCCAGCTACGCAGAGTCGCCGCCTAACCAGCAAGAACGGGTACGGTTTTTATGTGGAGATGCAACCAATCTTCCCTTTGAAGATTGCTCTTTTGATGCGGTGACAATGTTCGATGTTTTAGAACACATTCCCGACCATAAAAAGGCAGTGTTAGAGGCGCTACGAGTGCTGCGTCCGGGCGGTTTTATCCTCATCAGCACTCCCAACGAAAATTGGCGGTTTCCCTACTATAAATTTATGCAACCTATCTGCCCGAAAGATACTGACGTCATGGCAGAATGGGGTCATGTCCGGCGAGGCTACACACTCGACGAACTCAAAGATTTAATCGAGTTACCTTGTTTGGGTTCCGCGACATTTATCAATCCGCTGACTGTGCTGTGCCATGATGTTTCTTTTTCCCACTTATCACCTCGTCAGCGGGAATTCTTTTGTTTGTTACTCAGTCCGCTGACTTGGGCAAGTTACTTCCTACACAAGCCTGAAAGTGTCGGCACAGAAACCGCTTCTCTGTGGCAAAAACCAGAAATGTAA
- a CDS encoding glycosyltransferase: MSIFVPWKVLHLELSQGIPLLPATPNYQGLYVVFWWRGIPLAHQEILATQLPMQATQLKNIILEKIAPALGDRLLEKGFKAPLPDVSPNPFQNQRSNLEDLIALERPLEQLEKRFSQPASSSVSVIICTRDRADQLVKCLFALKNLSTPPKEIIVVDNAPSSDATRQLVAEMPAVRYVLEPQPGLSVARNTGIRHSTGDIIAFTDDDVEVHPDWIARLQQGFSDPKVMAVTGLVLPAELETESQFIFEKNNSFSQGYRVLTFDTQFFETMKPLGVPVWRIGAGANMALRKKAFELVGDFDERLGAGASGCSEDSEFWYRLLAEGWVCRYEPAAVVYHYHRSDLKGLKHQMYQYMRGHVAALLVQFAKYKHWGNLYRLFVILPKYYAKLFLSAVLKASIPKIRQVVGEISACFSGIIFYLQNRSLIKPLKN; encoded by the coding sequence GTGAGTATATTTGTACCCTGGAAAGTCTTACATCTAGAATTAAGTCAAGGCATCCCATTACTGCCGGCAACGCCTAATTATCAAGGTTTATACGTGGTGTTTTGGTGGCGCGGCATTCCCTTAGCGCATCAGGAAATTTTAGCGACTCAACTACCAATGCAGGCAACTCAACTAAAAAACATTATTCTGGAAAAAATTGCGCCAGCCTTGGGTGATCGCTTGTTGGAAAAAGGGTTTAAAGCACCTTTGCCGGATGTCTCGCCAAATCCTTTTCAAAATCAGCGTTCAAACCTTGAGGATTTAATTGCATTAGAACGCCCTCTCGAACAGTTAGAAAAACGCTTTTCTCAACCGGCATCTAGCTCAGTGTCTGTAATCATCTGTACCAGAGATCGGGCTGATCAATTAGTAAAATGCCTATTCGCCCTGAAAAATTTATCCACACCCCCAAAGGAAATCATTGTCGTTGATAATGCGCCGAGTTCAGACGCTACGCGCCAACTGGTTGCAGAGATGCCGGCAGTCCGGTATGTGCTAGAACCTCAACCGGGTTTAAGCGTAGCGCGGAACACCGGCATCCGTCACAGTACAGGCGACATTATTGCATTTACTGATGATGATGTTGAAGTTCATCCCGACTGGATCGCCCGCTTGCAGCAAGGTTTTTCTGATCCAAAAGTCATGGCAGTTACGGGTTTAGTGTTGCCGGCAGAACTTGAAACCGAATCACAATTTATCTTTGAAAAAAATAACAGTTTTAGTCAGGGATACCGCGTCTTAACCTTTGACACCCAGTTTTTTGAAACAATGAAGCCTCTAGGCGTTCCCGTTTGGCGCATTGGTGCCGGCGCTAACATGGCATTGCGAAAAAAAGCCTTTGAACTCGTGGGAGACTTCGATGAACGCTTAGGCGCAGGGGCATCTGGATGCAGTGAAGATTCGGAATTCTGGTATCGCTTGCTTGCCGAAGGTTGGGTTTGCCGGTATGAGCCGGCAGCCGTCGTTTACCATTACCATCGCAGCGATTTAAAAGGACTGAAACATCAGATGTATCAATATATGCGGGGTCATGTGGCAGCCCTTTTAGTTCAATTTGCCAAATACAAACACTGGGGGAATTTGTATCGCCTATTTGTGATATTGCCGAAATACTATGCCAAATTGTTTTTATCAGCTGTGTTGAAAGCTTCTATTCCTAAAATTAGGCAGGTAGTGGGAGAAATTTCTGCCTGTTTTTCCGGGATCATTTTTTACTTGCAAAACAGGTCTTTGATTAAACCTTTAAAAAACTGA
- a CDS encoding fused MFS/spermidine synthase produces the protein MLILFSLTLFVSAFLLFCVQLMVAKMILPLLGGSPSVWNTCQFFFQATLLAGYGYSHLTTKWLGVRRQSIFHIILLLLPIAFLPITLATGWLPPHEANPIPWLLALLGFSVGVPFFVVSTSAPLIQKWFAGTDNPAGSDPYFLYAASNLGSMLGLLSYPIFIEPNFSLTRQSWLWAAGYGMLLLLTVSCAVYVGKSKKGELEIDGSVSAAETAGETLTRKQQIQWILLSFIPSSLLLGVTTYLTTDLAAIPLLWAVPLALYLLTFILTFARKPVLPHNTLVTLLPLLLAPLIILSLLKLIQPLWLLLPLHLLVFFLVACVFHGNLARSRPSAKYLTGFYFWISFGGVLGGLFNAIAAPLLFPTVLEYPLLLLLSLLLLPNAGFEEIKKQREEDEIKNLSVLNSSRRNIFLISLGLLIGALLIGLNFQNLTANLLEIILSFILLLVIYYAFNIGKIRLGAGLILIVMLSQFSLGSLGGVLYTERSFFGVNRVVQDRHSEYHSLLHGTTLHGKQSLDPERKKESLTYYHNSGPVGQAFNSLNSAQRLSKVAVLGLGIGTLAAYSEPGQEWTFYEIDSAVEKLARNADYFTFLANSKAPFSVILGDARLRFLEAPNNYYDIIVMDAFSSDSIPVHLVTREAIQLYFSKLTSQGLLVINISNRYINLEPVLGKLAENLNLVALRQLDRDISPAEKAAGKSASHWVVFARSRQDFGKLNNDPSWQPIPKPANVPLWTDEFSNIFSVLRLKEQAKP, from the coding sequence ATGTTAATTCTTTTTTCTTTAACGCTGTTTGTTAGCGCTTTTCTGCTTTTCTGCGTGCAACTAATGGTTGCTAAAATGATTTTGCCACTGTTAGGCGGTTCTCCATCAGTTTGGAATACCTGCCAGTTCTTTTTTCAAGCAACTTTATTAGCCGGCTACGGATATTCCCATTTAACAACAAAATGGTTGGGAGTGCGCCGGCAATCCATTTTTCATATTATCCTGCTGTTGCTGCCGATTGCGTTTTTACCCATAACTTTAGCAACGGGTTGGCTACCACCTCATGAGGCAAATCCGATTCCTTGGTTACTCGCTTTGTTAGGTTTCTCGGTAGGAGTGCCATTCTTTGTTGTTTCTACCAGTGCGCCTTTAATTCAAAAGTGGTTTGCCGGCACCGATAATCCTGCCGGTTCAGATCCTTATTTTCTTTATGCTGCCAGTAATTTGGGCAGTATGTTAGGGCTGTTAAGCTATCCAATTTTTATTGAACCGAACTTCTCTTTAACTCGTCAAAGCTGGCTATGGGCTGCCGGTTATGGAATGCTTCTATTGCTAACAGTTAGCTGTGCAGTTTATGTCGGGAAGTCGAAAAAAGGTGAACTAGAAATCGATGGATCTGTATCTGCTGCTGAAACTGCCGGCGAAACGTTGACGAGAAAACAACAAATTCAATGGATATTGCTATCTTTTATTCCCTCCAGCTTACTTTTAGGCGTCACCACTTACCTAACAACTGATTTAGCCGCAATTCCGCTGTTATGGGCGGTTCCTTTAGCCCTTTATTTATTGACATTTATTTTAACATTTGCCCGGAAGCCGGTATTACCTCACAATACCTTAGTAACGCTTTTACCTTTATTACTAGCACCTTTAATTATCTTATCCTTACTCAAATTAATTCAGCCGCTTTGGTTATTGCTGCCTTTACATTTGCTGGTATTTTTCCTAGTAGCGTGTGTATTTCATGGCAACTTAGCCAGAAGCCGCCCAAGCGCCAAATATCTCACCGGCTTCTATTTTTGGATATCCTTCGGCGGTGTTTTAGGGGGATTATTTAACGCAATTGCCGCCCCTCTGCTATTTCCAACGGTTCTAGAATATCCCCTCCTGCTACTGCTAAGTCTCTTGCTGCTACCGAATGCCGGTTTTGAAGAAATTAAAAAGCAACGAGAAGAAGATGAAATTAAAAATTTATCGGTTCTTAATTCAAGCCGGCGAAACATTTTCTTAATTAGCCTTGGTCTTTTAATCGGCGCTTTGCTAATTGGTCTTAATTTTCAAAATTTAACAGCTAATTTACTGGAAATTATTTTAAGTTTTATCCTGTTATTGGTTATTTATTACGCATTTAATATTGGGAAAATCCGCCTGGGTGCCGGTTTAATCTTAATTGTTATGTTAAGCCAGTTTTCCCTAGGAAGTTTAGGAGGTGTTCTCTACACTGAACGCAGTTTCTTTGGAGTAAACCGAGTCGTGCAAGACAGACACAGTGAGTATCACAGTCTTTTGCACGGCACAACCTTGCATGGCAAACAAAGCCTCGATCCAGAACGCAAAAAAGAATCTTTAACCTATTATCACAATTCCGGGCCGGTGGGGCAAGCCTTCAATTCTTTAAATTCAGCACAACGTCTTTCTAAAGTTGCTGTCTTAGGGCTTGGAATTGGCACTCTAGCCGCTTACTCAGAACCCGGTCAAGAATGGACTTTTTATGAAATAGATTCTGCCGTAGAAAAGCTTGCTCGCAATGCTGATTATTTTACATTTTTAGCTAATTCAAAAGCACCTTTTTCAGTGATTTTAGGAGATGCTAGGCTACGATTTTTAGAAGCTCCCAACAATTATTACGATATCATTGTTATGGATGCTTTCAGCTCCGATTCGATTCCCGTTCATTTAGTTACACGGGAAGCAATCCAGCTTTATTTTAGTAAATTAACCTCACAGGGATTATTAGTCATTAACATTTCCAACCGTTACATTAACCTAGAGCCGGTGTTAGGGAAATTAGCGGAGAATTTAAACTTAGTCGCACTAAGACAATTAGACAGAGATATTTCGCCGGCAGAAAAAGCAGCCGGTAAATCAGCCTCTCACTGGGTAGTGTTCGCTCGCAGCCGGCAAGACTTTGGTAAACTCAACAACGATCCGAGCTGGCAACCCATTCCCAAACCTGCAAACGTGCCATTATGGACAGATGAATTTTCCAATATATTCAGCGTCTTGCGGCTAAAAGAACAAGCCAAACCCTAA
- a CDS encoding LD-carboxypeptidase → MTINRRFFLKTFGLAMLASQVPAAAQDNPPPPAILKPPRLKAGDTVGLINPASFLDPEDIDFVKKELAKFGLKVKPAAHVRDRYGYLGGKDVDRAADVNAMFADTSVKALIAMRGGWGGNRILPLLDYELIRRHPKIIIGYSDITSLLLAIYARSGLVTFHGPVGTSSWNPFSVNCFKRILFNGEAMMLRNAPNTGSRGNPQPQVRVTTLSAGRARGQLVGGNLSVLTAMVGSPYLPDWKQKILFVEEIGEEVYRIDRMLTQLKLAGILNQISGFIFGQCTDCDPEEPDKSLTLGQVLSEHIKPLRIPAWYGSMIGHIPNKFTLPVGGEVEIDAGTGTIQLLEPAVG, encoded by the coding sequence ATGACAATTAATCGCCGCTTTTTTCTCAAAACGTTTGGCTTAGCCATGCTGGCTTCACAGGTGCCGGCAGCCGCCCAAGATAACCCGCCCCCACCCGCCATCCTCAAACCCCCCCGCTTAAAAGCCGGTGATACGGTGGGATTGATTAACCCCGCCAGTTTCCTTGATCCGGAAGACATCGATTTTGTTAAAAAAGAGCTTGCAAAATTTGGGTTGAAAGTCAAGCCTGCTGCTCATGTGCGGGATCGTTATGGCTATTTGGGCGGCAAAGATGTGGATCGCGCAGCTGATGTGAATGCGATGTTTGCTGATACCTCGGTGAAAGCGTTGATTGCGATGCGGGGAGGCTGGGGAGGCAATCGGATTTTGCCGTTACTCGATTACGAACTAATCCGCCGGCATCCGAAAATTATTATTGGTTACAGCGATATCACCTCCCTGTTGCTGGCCATTTACGCCCGCAGTGGCCTTGTTACATTTCATGGGCCGGTGGGTACGTCGAGTTGGAATCCCTTTTCTGTGAATTGCTTCAAGCGCATTTTGTTTAACGGGGAAGCGATGATGCTGCGAAATGCCCCCAACACCGGCAGCCGAGGCAACCCACAACCTCAAGTGCGCGTAACAACCCTGAGTGCCGGTAGAGCACGAGGTCAACTTGTGGGTGGTAATTTATCCGTCCTCACGGCGATGGTGGGTTCGCCTTACCTGCCAGACTGGAAACAGAAAATTCTCTTTGTCGAAGAAATTGGCGAAGAAGTTTACCGCATCGACCGAATGCTGACGCAATTAAAATTGGCAGGGATTCTTAATCAAATTTCTGGGTTTATCTTTGGTCAATGTACCGATTGTGACCCAGAAGAACCCGATAAGTCACTGACATTGGGGCAAGTGTTGTCGGAACACATCAAACCCCTGCGAATCCCCGCCTGGTACGGTTCGATGATTGGTCACATTCCCAATAAATTTACCTTGCCGGTGGGTGGGGAGGTGGAAATTGACGCCGGTACTGGTACGATTCAGCTACTAGAGCCGGCAGTTGGGTAA
- a CDS encoding phosphomannose isomerase type II C-terminal cupin domain, whose amino-acid sequence MSEEQNEVQEDSANLPEASSNQAEERFWGKVTVLEEGPRYRINQIEIKPGHTMTAQIHYHRSEHWIVVSGTAKVICGDEEVLVTQYRSTYVPQCTPHRVENPGAIPVVIIEVQNGEYLGEDDTIRLPSDEAVSAGT is encoded by the coding sequence ATGAGCGAAGAGCAAAACGAAGTTCAGGAAGATAGCGCTAATTTACCTGAAGCGAGTTCTAATCAAGCAGAAGAAAGATTTTGGGGCAAAGTCACGGTTTTAGAAGAAGGGCCACGCTATCGGATTAATCAAATTGAGATTAAACCGGGTCATACGATGACGGCGCAAATTCACTATCATCGCAGCGAACACTGGATCGTTGTTTCCGGGACAGCCAAGGTGATCTGTGGGGATGAGGAAGTATTAGTGACTCAATACCGTTCTACCTACGTTCCTCAATGCACACCTCACCGTGTGGAAAATCCAGGCGCAATTCCGGTGGTGATCATTGAAGTCCAAAACGGCGAATATCTGGGCGAGGATGACACAATCCGCCTTCCCAGTGATGAGGCTGTTTCTGCGGGGACATAA
- a CDS encoding pentapeptide repeat-containing protein has protein sequence MKPGILATAILLIATGTVMPANAENAAHLKQLLETNECERCDLSGIQLAGVDLRGANLKEANLRGTILNGANLNEANLNEANLTGAQLQGTTLIGSKLHGANLDDADLSNANLSMAGMVIASLKNTNLTQTNLIGANLESAKLAGANLNKAHQSVANLGNTNLMGGSVYAMDVSGVNLRDADLTGANLAGANLRGSDLSGANLAGANLANVDLRNALLQNTKMPHSEPAESSVSLVKGHQE, from the coding sequence ATGAAGCCTGGGATCTTGGCAACCGCAATATTACTGATCGCAACCGGCACCGTAATGCCGGCTAACGCTGAGAATGCGGCACACCTGAAACAGTTGCTTGAAACGAATGAATGTGAAAGGTGCGATCTGAGCGGAATTCAGCTAGCAGGGGTTGACTTGCGAGGCGCGAATTTGAAAGAAGCCAATCTCAGGGGAACGATCCTTAACGGTGCAAACCTGAATGAAGCCAATTTAAATGAGGCGAATTTAACGGGGGCGCAACTGCAGGGAACAACACTGATTGGCTCGAAACTACATGGAGCCAATCTAGATGATGCGGATTTGAGCAATGCTAACCTGAGCATGGCCGGCATGGTGATTGCCAGCCTCAAGAATACTAACCTCACACAAACGAATCTGATTGGCGCAAATTTAGAAAGCGCCAAGCTTGCCGGCGCTAACCTCAATAAGGCTCACCAGTCTGTTGCCAACCTGGGGAACACAAATCTGATGGGTGGCAGCGTGTACGCAATGGATGTCAGTGGCGTTAATCTGCGGGATGCTGATTTGACTGGGGCGAACTTAGCCGGCGCAAATTTGAGAGGTTCCGATTTATCCGGCGCAAACCTTGCCGGGGCGAATTTGGCGAATGTCGATCTCAGAAATGCGTTGCTGCAAAATACAAAGATGCCCCATAGTGAGCCGGCAGAATCTTCCGTGAGCTTGGTCAAAGGCCATCAAGAGTAA
- a CDS encoding nuclear transport factor 2 family protein: protein MASANPETLDVANLAFQYFSQGLATGNWEPFLDTLTEDFTFWFPVGLYKGVNTGKERAAAFFQYVSEAFSEGLTVTVERVTSNDTTVVFEIHSEGRLRGKPYSNQAAVSLDVRGNQICAYREYLSVIVQPSAE, encoded by the coding sequence ATGGCATCAGCAAACCCAGAAACTTTAGACGTTGCTAATCTGGCATTTCAATACTTTTCTCAAGGACTAGCAACCGGCAACTGGGAACCCTTCTTAGATACGCTCACAGAAGACTTTACTTTTTGGTTTCCGGTAGGATTGTATAAGGGTGTTAACACCGGCAAAGAACGGGCGGCGGCTTTCTTCCAGTACGTTTCTGAGGCGTTTAGCGAAGGACTGACTGTTACAGTGGAACGTGTCACGAGTAACGACACAACGGTTGTTTTCGAGATTCACTCTGAGGGACGCCTCAGGGGAAAACCTTACAGCAACCAGGCAGCGGTATCTTTAGATGTTCGCGGCAACCAAATTTGCGCTTACCGGGAGTATCTCAGTGTGATCGTTCAACCCAGTGCGGAATAG
- a CDS encoding DUF3598 family protein, with protein MNLNLKNWENCCKYQAGSWHGTWTTYSPSLEILKVVNVITSLELNPEETEIHHINYYTYADGTKEEQDYGRYTQDNCRASLFLENTFSWGIQQLEAGSRLVMEIGFRHENQRTRFVTAYDESHTLQRTTVIREQLSVPPSEPAQPTVENLSGVWQGNSVSITPDLQVSEAIPIQWQGFDSLGEQNQVLFFPDGISLSCPLQLEIGETLAIAVGWLLNSTEHQRVIRQYDQHGNFTSMALETLRRVS; from the coding sequence ATGAACTTGAATCTTAAGAATTGGGAAAATTGTTGTAAATATCAAGCCGGCAGTTGGCACGGAACTTGGACAACCTATTCTCCAAGTTTGGAAATTTTAAAAGTTGTTAACGTTATTACCAGTTTAGAACTGAATCCAGAAGAAACTGAAATTCATCATATTAATTATTATACTTATGCTGATGGAACTAAGGAAGAACAAGATTATGGCCGGTATACACAAGACAATTGCAGAGCGTCGCTTTTTTTAGAAAATACATTTTCATGGGGTATACAACAGCTAGAGGCTGGCTCAAGGCTTGTCATGGAAATAGGGTTCAGACATGAAAATCAGCGGACTCGTTTTGTGACAGCTTATGATGAGAGCCACACTTTGCAAAGAACGACTGTTATTCGGGAACAGCTATCGGTTCCTCCGAGTGAGCCGGCGCAACCCACTGTGGAAAACTTGAGCGGGGTTTGGCAAGGCAACAGCGTGAGCATAACGCCCGATTTACAAGTTTCTGAAGCGATTCCGATTCAATGGCAAGGATTCGATTCTTTGGGAGAACAAAATCAAGTTTTATTTTTTCCAGATGGGATTTCTTTAAGCTGTCCTCTCCAGCTAGAAATCGGCGAAACATTGGCAATTGCAGTGGGGTGGCTGCTCAATTCCACTGAACATCAACGGGTAATTCGCCAGTATGATCAGCATGGTAATTTTACAAGTATGGCGCTGGAAACATTGAGACGCGTCTCCTAA
- a CDS encoding NADAR family protein: MTIYFYSTREQYGCFSNFSPHGFELDGAYWQTSEHYFQAQKFAGTPHADEIRQVKAPKDAAKMGRERKRPLRPDWEQVKDEIMRKAVLKKFETHAGIREILLATGDDEIVENSPIDYYWGCGADGSGKNMLGKILVEVREILREHTEEQSDAPV; encoded by the coding sequence ATGACAATTTACTTTTACAGCACTCGTGAGCAATATGGCTGCTTCTCCAACTTTTCGCCCCACGGCTTTGAATTAGACGGTGCGTATTGGCAAACCAGTGAGCATTACTTTCAAGCCCAAAAATTTGCCGGCACCCCCCACGCTGACGAAATTCGACAAGTAAAAGCACCTAAAGATGCTGCAAAAATGGGACGCGAACGCAAACGTCCCCTGCGCCCGGATTGGGAACAAGTGAAAGACGAGATTATGCGGAAAGCGGTATTAAAAAAATTTGAAACTCATGCCGGCATCCGCGAAATTCTTTTAGCAACCGGCGATGATGAAATTGTCGAGAATTCTCCGATTGACTATTATTGGGGTTGCGGTGCTGATGGTAGTGGCAAAAATATGCTAGGAAAGATTCTAGTAGAAGTGCGAGAAATTTTGCGCGAACACACTGAAGAACAAAGTGATGCCCCCGTCTAA